From Gimesia panareensis, the proteins below share one genomic window:
- a CDS encoding class I fructose-bisphosphate aldolase, which produces MNQQQLIETAYAMVADDKGLLAMDESTPTCHKRFAKLNIPQTEEFRRDYRELLVTTPGLNEAISGAILFDETIRQQTKDGTPFIKVLQAAGIIPGIKVDKSTTPLAGFQGEKITQGLDGLRERLEEYVQLGARFAKWRAVITIGEAIPTPGCMEANAHLLARYAALSQEAGLVPIVEPEVLMDGPHTLRRCYEVTEQTLRMVFAQLSAQRVLLEGMILKPNMVVPGLDCPTQNSIEEVADATITCFRRTVPAAVPGVAFLSGGQSSELASARLNAMNVKYKSRVPWALSFSFARAIQQPGMGIWGGDSANVEAAQKAMYHRARCNRDARRGEYTAEMESATA; this is translated from the coding sequence GCACGCCCACCTGCCACAAACGGTTCGCGAAGCTGAATATTCCCCAGACTGAAGAATTTCGGCGGGATTACCGCGAACTGCTGGTGACCACTCCCGGTCTGAACGAAGCCATCAGCGGCGCGATCCTGTTTGACGAAACCATTCGCCAGCAGACGAAAGACGGCACGCCCTTCATCAAAGTGCTCCAGGCAGCCGGCATCATCCCCGGAATCAAAGTCGACAAAAGTACGACACCTCTGGCCGGATTCCAGGGTGAAAAAATCACTCAAGGGCTGGACGGCCTGCGCGAGCGACTGGAAGAGTACGTGCAACTGGGAGCCCGGTTTGCCAAATGGCGGGCCGTGATCACAATTGGAGAGGCCATTCCCACGCCCGGCTGCATGGAAGCCAATGCACATCTGCTGGCGCGTTACGCCGCGTTGAGCCAGGAAGCAGGGCTGGTCCCCATCGTGGAACCGGAAGTCCTGATGGACGGACCCCATACCCTCAGGCGCTGTTACGAAGTCACCGAACAGACCCTGCGGATGGTCTTCGCGCAGTTATCTGCACAACGTGTCCTGCTGGAAGGGATGATTCTCAAACCTAACATGGTTGTGCCCGGGCTGGACTGTCCGACCCAGAACTCGATTGAGGAAGTCGCTGACGCGACGATCACCTGTTTCCGACGCACAGTACCAGCAGCGGTCCCCGGCGTGGCGTTTCTCTCAGGGGGTCAGTCGAGTGAACTCGCTTCGGCCCGGCTGAATGCGATGAATGTGAAATATAAATCACGCGTCCCCTGGGCACTCTCTTTCTCGTTTGCCCGTGCTATCCAGCAGCCCGGCATGGGAATCTGGGGCGGGGATTCGGCCAATGTGGAAGCAGCCCAAAAGGCGATGTACCATCGTGCCCGCTGTAACCGGGATGCCCGTCGCGGAGAATACACCGCCGAAATGGAATCGGCAACTGCCTGA
- a CDS encoding DUF1653 domain-containing protein, whose protein sequence is MSVKTGRYRHYKGNDYLVIGVARHSETEEEMVVYSADYGKFGLWVRPREMFLEKVEVDGREVPRFQFISPE, encoded by the coding sequence ATGTCTGTAAAAACCGGCCGTTATCGACACTATAAAGGAAACGACTACCTCGTCATCGGTGTCGCGCGTCACAGCGAAACGGAAGAAGAGATGGTCGTCTACAGTGCCGATTACGGCAAATTCGGTCTCTGGGTCCGCCCCAGGGAAATGTTTCTGGAAAAGGTAGAAGTCGACGGTCGCGAAGTGCCCCGTTTCCAGTTTATCTCGCCTGAATAG
- a CDS encoding CPXCG motif-containing cysteine-rich protein: MKETSPMQEEASYVCDACGEEIVIPIDVSQGTEQEYVEDCPVCCHPNVIHVHVDRHGAAEVQAEAEDE; the protein is encoded by the coding sequence TTGAAGGAGACCAGTCCCATGCAGGAAGAAGCCAGTTATGTTTGCGATGCCTGTGGCGAAGAGATCGTGATTCCCATCGATGTGTCTCAGGGAACCGAGCAGGAATATGTCGAAGACTGCCCGGTCTGCTGTCATCCGAATGTGATCCATGTCCACGTCGACCGCCACGGTGCAGCAGAGGTTCAGGCGGAAGCGGAAGACGAGTAG
- a CDS encoding dual specificity protein phosphatase family protein, producing the protein MREILPQLLWIGNARAARDVTGVLDRGITAVVDPALEEPPISYPRDIVYCRLPILDGEDNQPAVLQTALLTVARFIQGDIPTLVACSGGMSRSPAVVAGALSLVKACPFAEALRQVAATGPCDVAPGLWNEIQHLLEQGGAESYSG; encoded by the coding sequence ATGCGTGAAATCCTCCCCCAACTGCTCTGGATCGGCAACGCCCGCGCTGCACGGGATGTGACAGGCGTACTCGATCGCGGCATCACCGCCGTGGTAGATCCGGCACTGGAAGAGCCGCCGATCAGTTATCCCCGTGACATCGTGTATTGTCGGCTGCCCATCCTGGATGGTGAGGATAACCAGCCCGCGGTTCTCCAGACCGCTCTGCTCACCGTCGCGCGATTCATTCAGGGTGACATCCCCACGCTGGTCGCCTGCAGTGGAGGTATGAGCCGTTCCCCTGCCGTGGTTGCGGGGGCACTGTCACTGGTGAAGGCCTGCCCGTTTGCGGAGGCACTCCGGCAGGTCGCGGCGACCGGCCCCTGCGATGTCGCCCCGGGTCTGTGGAATGAAATTCAGCATTTGCTCGAACAGGGAGGGGCGGAATCTTATTCCGGCTGA
- a CDS encoding serpin family protein has protein sequence MEQKREISDEQRYCEMRATVDDCNRFACALFQQLAAENSGNLFFSPASISTALAMTLAGARGETAREMRNALQLTQEGSRLHASFQRLRSETRTGGVELDVANQLWGQAGYHFLAPFLETVRDCYGGGLQTVDFQGEPAAAADQINEWVSQATRGKITELVSPMSFNELTRLILVNAIYFKGAWEDEFEPERTRDQTFYLAGDQQTSVPMMHQTGSFGYFENETLQVLELPYRQRDVAMQLVKHDDGSVEVLQEEIPGGGSDFSMCILLPRERDGLSTLEQEIQQITLQKWLNMDYQEVIVSLPRFRLEKEYDLNAPLESLGVKQAFQPKAADFFGMSDDPEGLFIGSVLHKTFVEVNEQGTEAAALTEMIMVGGCARDEEPPKVFCADHPFLFLIRDRQTGWIYFMGRFNQPE, from the coding sequence ATGGAACAGAAACGGGAAATCAGCGACGAACAGCGATATTGCGAAATGCGTGCGACGGTCGACGACTGTAACCGTTTTGCCTGCGCGCTGTTTCAACAGCTCGCTGCAGAGAATTCAGGAAACCTCTTTTTTTCACCAGCCAGCATTTCCACCGCACTGGCAATGACGCTCGCTGGTGCCCGGGGAGAGACGGCACGGGAGATGCGGAATGCCCTGCAGTTGACTCAGGAGGGTTCCCGGCTGCATGCTTCTTTTCAGCGTTTGCGGTCAGAGACGAGGACGGGGGGCGTGGAGCTGGATGTGGCCAACCAGCTCTGGGGACAGGCCGGATATCATTTTCTCGCTCCTTTTCTGGAAACCGTTCGCGACTGTTACGGTGGTGGTTTGCAGACGGTCGACTTCCAGGGGGAACCTGCAGCGGCTGCAGACCAGATCAACGAGTGGGTCAGTCAGGCAACGCGCGGAAAAATCACAGAGCTGGTATCTCCCATGAGTTTTAATGAACTGACGCGGCTGATCCTGGTGAATGCGATCTACTTTAAGGGAGCATGGGAGGATGAGTTCGAGCCGGAACGGACAAGGGATCAGACGTTTTATCTCGCCGGTGACCAGCAGACCAGCGTTCCCATGATGCATCAGACAGGATCGTTTGGATATTTTGAAAACGAAACACTCCAGGTACTGGAACTGCCTTACCGTCAACGCGATGTTGCGATGCAACTGGTGAAGCACGATGATGGATCTGTGGAAGTGCTACAAGAGGAAATCCCGGGAGGAGGCAGTGACTTCAGCATGTGCATTCTGTTGCCCCGCGAGCGGGATGGTTTAAGTACGCTTGAACAGGAGATTCAACAGATAACGCTGCAGAAATGGCTAAATATGGACTACCAGGAAGTGATCGTCAGTCTGCCCCGCTTTCGGTTGGAAAAGGAATATGATCTGAATGCGCCACTGGAGTCGCTGGGTGTGAAACAGGCGTTCCAGCCCAAGGCGGCTGATTTCTTCGGTATGTCAGATGATCCGGAGGGCCTGTTTATCGGTTCGGTGCTGCACAAGACATTCGTGGAAGTCAACGAGCAGGGGACAGAGGCAGCTGCGCTCACTGAGATGATAATGGTTGGTGGCTGCGCCCGGGATGAAGAACCCCCCAAAGTCTTTTGTGCCGATCACCCGTTTCTGTTTCTGATCCGGGATCGTCAGACAGGCTGGATCTATTTCATGGGGCGGTTCAATCAGCCGGAATAA
- a CDS encoding limonene hydroxylase, producing the protein MGFFDQFSGERDDQSRELPDTMPWDIRPSIYDHLCLHIVSEQPGLVEAGYELPDEERVNEDLELRWAAGALDGVMTHHSGASDADERVEKTVSLLLTCCDEPTAFNKYRLYQHIVEEHIVALIDAVIARLLNEPQLKHERLYELAFSFATESPDRETVKFGIAILGLYQVEENTELFLILGRHDEFTLFCAVALSNVADDGEQALWELAQHVFGWGRIHTVERLANTENGEIKDWLLREGFRNAVLDEYLAYVCATTGGLLEALRDPLVDRDLLTAAGELIEALINGGPAEDMDDYEEGATVVELYLQQLAESAETLADFLHTRAIQLYLSNQDVDWDSRVERGWTSECRQELQAVCHRILEQPEWPERVRQGLESADESLFFQANQAARVLKIPTWDYHWKRLQQSPHDASRWFHLLLVCEEPQLPQVLEFAEQQLDLAQIASGPGDALGVGKEYQQHGCLDYLLQELRRFPGQGAALIEAGLRSPVVRNRNMAVAALATWGEAARHFEPLKQAAGVEPNQSLQHNMEKLLDGQQLEE; encoded by the coding sequence ATGGGATTTTTCGATCAGTTTTCCGGAGAGAGAGATGATCAATCGCGCGAGCTCCCCGACACGATGCCCTGGGATATTCGCCCTTCAATCTATGATCATCTCTGCCTGCATATCGTGTCAGAACAGCCTGGTCTCGTGGAAGCGGGGTACGAGCTGCCTGATGAAGAACGGGTGAATGAAGACCTGGAGCTGCGTTGGGCTGCGGGTGCGCTGGACGGTGTGATGACCCATCACAGTGGCGCCAGCGATGCGGACGAACGGGTGGAGAAAACCGTCTCGTTGCTGCTGACCTGTTGCGATGAACCCACGGCATTCAACAAATACCGGCTCTATCAGCACATTGTGGAAGAGCATATCGTGGCACTGATCGATGCGGTCATTGCGCGTCTGCTGAACGAGCCCCAGCTTAAACATGAGCGACTGTACGAACTGGCCTTTTCTTTCGCGACCGAGTCCCCCGACCGGGAAACCGTAAAATTCGGGATCGCGATTCTGGGGCTGTACCAGGTCGAGGAAAATACAGAGCTGTTTCTCATTCTCGGTCGGCACGATGAATTCACACTGTTTTGCGCGGTGGCGTTATCCAACGTGGCTGATGACGGAGAACAGGCTTTGTGGGAACTGGCTCAGCATGTCTTCGGCTGGGGACGGATTCATACCGTCGAGCGACTGGCGAACACCGAAAATGGAGAAATTAAAGACTGGCTGCTCCGCGAAGGATTTCGGAATGCTGTTCTGGACGAATATCTGGCGTATGTTTGTGCCACAACCGGGGGACTACTGGAGGCGCTCCGGGACCCACTCGTCGATCGCGATCTGCTCACTGCAGCAGGCGAGTTGATCGAAGCCCTGATCAATGGTGGACCAGCCGAGGATATGGATGATTACGAGGAGGGAGCCACGGTAGTCGAACTGTATCTCCAGCAGCTTGCTGAATCTGCAGAAACGCTGGCAGATTTCCTGCATACCCGTGCGATCCAGCTCTATCTTTCGAATCAGGATGTTGACTGGGATTCCCGTGTTGAGCGGGGTTGGACCAGTGAGTGTCGCCAGGAACTGCAGGCGGTCTGCCACCGGATTCTGGAGCAACCGGAATGGCCGGAACGGGTCAGGCAGGGGCTGGAAAGTGCGGATGAAAGCCTGTTTTTCCAGGCGAATCAGGCAGCACGCGTATTAAAAATACCGACGTGGGATTATCATTGGAAACGCCTGCAGCAGTCGCCGCACGATGCGAGCCGCTGGTTCCATCTCCTGTTGGTCTGTGAAGAACCACAATTACCCCAGGTTCTGGAATTTGCAGAACAGCAGCTGGATCTGGCACAAATTGCCAGCGGTCCCGGGGATGCGCTGGGTGTTGGCAAGGAGTATCAGCAGCACGGCTGTCTGGATTATCTCCTGCAGGAACTCCGCCGTTTTCCGGGACAGGGAGCGGCGTTGATCGAAGCAGGATTGCGGAGCCCCGTGGTCCGTAATCGCAATATGGCAGTAGCAGCCCTGGCGACCTGGGGGGAGGCAGCACGGCACTTTGAACCGCTGAAACAGGCAGCCGGGGTGGAACCGAATCAGAGCCTGCAACACAATATGGAGAAGCTCCTCGACGGCCAGCAACTGGAAGAGTAG
- a CDS encoding putative bifunctional diguanylate cyclase/phosphodiesterase: MADLNSELSYLQAFRDAVDEAGIVAMTDVRGKILDVNENFCQVSGYSRDELIGENHRILRSEQHSDEFFREMYRTIGRGNVWRGEICNKAKSGALYWVNTTIVPLHDERGKISGYLALRIDISEQKRLMQRMQHLAHHDPLTGLPNRVSILESIQRVIDRKPEKHYALLFMDFDRFKLINDSLGHDVGDKLLEAIAVRLRKSVRAADTIQAARLGGDEFVVLLENLRSPQDATRVAERLINTLSKPYNLGGYTIYSSASIGIVTSEHPVETASEMLSNADLAMYEAKAEKLDRPVVFDRVLREKAQRRLYVENELRDVLSRDELTLFYQPIIELETEELRGVEALIRWFHPVGGMIPPDEFISVAEEMDMIIPIGNFVIDEACRQLAAWREVLGEQAPGNMHVNVSRKQLEHPTLISVVERALQKHGIPAECLHLEVTESMIMHDRDASIATLKGLKKLGVKLDVDDFGTGYSSLSCLCDFPIDALKLDREFVNRSDRDREVTLIHALIILAEKLGLEVIAEGIENTEQLALLKDLGCCLGQGYYFSKPVSGKAVEESILLSLGAAPPVAQL, translated from the coding sequence TTGGCTGATCTTAACTCCGAACTGAGTTATCTGCAGGCATTTCGCGATGCCGTCGACGAAGCGGGAATCGTGGCGATGACCGACGTGCGGGGGAAGATCCTGGACGTCAATGAGAACTTCTGCCAGGTTTCCGGTTACAGCCGCGACGAGTTGATTGGTGAGAATCACCGCATCCTGCGTTCCGAACAGCATTCCGATGAATTCTTCCGCGAGATGTACCGCACGATTGGTCGGGGAAACGTCTGGCGGGGAGAGATCTGCAATAAAGCCAAAAGCGGCGCACTCTACTGGGTGAACACCACGATTGTGCCTTTGCATGACGAGCGGGGAAAGATCAGCGGCTATCTCGCGCTGCGGATCGATATCAGCGAACAGAAACGTTTGATGCAGCGGATGCAGCATCTGGCGCACCACGATCCTTTAACCGGCCTGCCCAACCGGGTCTCTATTCTGGAATCGATCCAGAGAGTGATCGATCGTAAGCCGGAGAAGCATTATGCGCTGCTGTTCATGGACTTCGATCGTTTCAAACTGATTAACGACAGTCTGGGGCACGATGTGGGCGACAAGCTGCTGGAGGCCATCGCGGTCCGTCTGCGAAAGTCGGTCCGGGCAGCAGATACGATTCAGGCGGCGCGGCTGGGCGGTGATGAGTTTGTGGTCCTGCTGGAAAATCTGCGCTCGCCCCAGGATGCCACCCGGGTAGCGGAACGGCTGATCAATACGTTATCGAAGCCGTATAATCTGGGAGGGTATACAATTTACTCCAGCGCCAGTATCGGGATTGTCACCAGTGAGCATCCCGTGGAGACCGCCAGCGAAATGCTGAGTAATGCGGACCTGGCGATGTACGAAGCCAAGGCGGAGAAGCTGGATCGACCGGTTGTCTTCGACCGTGTCCTGCGTGAGAAGGCGCAGCGGCGACTATACGTGGAAAATGAACTCCGGGATGTGCTGTCCCGCGATGAACTGACACTGTTTTACCAGCCGATTATTGAACTGGAGACTGAGGAACTCAGGGGCGTTGAAGCGCTGATTCGCTGGTTCCATCCCGTCGGCGGTATGATTCCCCCCGATGAATTTATCTCAGTCGCCGAAGAAATGGACATGATTATTCCCATCGGGAACTTCGTGATTGATGAAGCCTGTCGACAACTGGCTGCCTGGCGGGAAGTGCTGGGGGAACAGGCACCCGGGAACATGCATGTGAATGTGTCGCGGAAACAGCTGGAGCACCCGACATTGATTTCCGTTGTGGAACGGGCCTTACAGAAGCATGGAATCCCCGCAGAGTGCCTGCATCTGGAAGTGACCGAAAGTATGATCATGCATGACAGAGACGCTTCGATCGCGACTTTGAAGGGCTTGAAAAAACTGGGCGTCAAACTGGATGTGGACGACTTCGGTACCGGATATTCCTCGCTCTCCTGTCTCTGTGATTTTCCCATCGACGCACTAAAACTGGATCGGGAATTCGTCAATCGCTCGGACCGGGACCGTGAGGTCACCCTGATTCATGCCCTGATTATCCTCGCGGAAAAACTGGGGCTGGAAGTCATCGCGGAGGGGATTGAAAACACCGAGCAGCTGGCGCTGCTGAAAGATCTGGGGTGTTGCCTGGGGCAGGGCTATTATTTCTCCAAGCCGGTCAGTGGCAAAGCCGTGGAAGAGTCCATTCTGCTCTCACTGGGGGCCGCTCCCCCTGTTGCTCAGCTCTAA
- a CDS encoding NADPH-dependent FMN reductase has protein sequence MASPKILAFAGSTRQNSYNQQLLNVAVAGARAAGAEVTVVNLKHYPLPLFNEDLERTAGEPEAATKLKQLFFEHDGLLIASPEYNSSITPLLKNTIDWVSRKVGDETPLQAYRGKVAALVSASPGALGGLRGLVHVRSILGNIGVIMLPDQVAVPKAHEAFDDNGQLKDESQQKNVSGVGAKVAAAVQKLAE, from the coding sequence ATGGCGTCACCCAAAATTCTGGCTTTTGCCGGCAGCACCAGACAGAACTCATACAATCAACAACTGTTAAATGTGGCGGTGGCAGGTGCCCGGGCTGCGGGGGCGGAAGTAACGGTTGTTAATCTCAAGCATTATCCGCTGCCGCTCTTTAACGAAGACCTGGAGCGGACTGCGGGAGAGCCCGAGGCGGCTACCAAATTGAAGCAGTTGTTTTTCGAGCATGACGGTCTGTTGATCGCCTCTCCCGAATACAACAGTTCGATTACGCCCCTGTTAAAAAACACGATCGACTGGGTCTCACGAAAAGTCGGCGATGAAACGCCACTCCAGGCCTATCGAGGCAAAGTGGCGGCACTGGTGTCTGCTTCCCCTGGTGCCCTGGGTGGCCTGCGGGGGCTGGTGCATGTCCGTTCGATTCTGGGGAATATCGGCGTGATCATGCTGCCGGACCAGGTGGCGGTTCCCAAGGCACATGAAGCCTTCGATGATAATGGTCAGCTCAAAGACGAAAGCCAGCAAAAGAACGTCAGTGGCGTGGGAGCGAAAGTGGCAGCCGCGGTGCAGAAGCTGGCAGAGTAA
- a CDS encoding DoxX family protein: MSQNLLAGLASLAGRVMIATIFLLSAVGNKIPQFNNVAGYMASEGVPLPKVMLAGAIVFLIAGSLSVILGLKTRIGAGLLLVFLVLATYFFHDFWTLTDAQAQQAQMIQFMKNLALMGTMLFLMANGPGQLSLDQRRAARLQVSPAAE, from the coding sequence ATGTCTCAGAATTTACTGGCAGGATTAGCGAGTTTAGCGGGACGCGTGATGATCGCGACGATTTTTCTGTTGAGTGCTGTAGGGAACAAGATTCCGCAGTTTAATAACGTGGCCGGGTATATGGCCTCGGAAGGGGTGCCGCTGCCCAAAGTCATGCTGGCCGGGGCCATCGTGTTTCTGATCGCCGGGAGCCTGTCGGTGATCCTCGGTTTAAAAACCCGCATTGGCGCCGGTCTGCTGCTGGTGTTCCTGGTACTGGCGACTTACTTTTTCCATGACTTCTGGACGCTGACGGATGCCCAGGCGCAGCAGGCACAGATGATTCAGTTCATGAAAAATCTGGCATTGATGGGGACGATGCTGTTCCTGATGGCCAACGGTCCGGGGCAGTTGAGCCTCGATCAGCGACGGGCCGCCCGGCTGCAGGTCAGTCCGGCAGCAGAATAA
- a CDS encoding pirin family protein: MIRVLKAAERGHADHGWLDTYHTFSFAGYQDPEHVHFRTLRVMNEDVVQPGQGFGTHPHRDMEIVTYVLEGALEHKDSMGNGEVLRAGEFQRMSAGTGIMHSEFNPSQTEPVHLYQIWLFPERKGIEPSYEQKRFPESEQQNQLRLVASPEAEAGSLLIHQDARVYLSQIEPQATVQYELAEGRHAWLQVLRGSVLLNEVPLEVSDGAAVSDTRQLNIQATDNAEIMLFDLA, translated from the coding sequence ATGATTCGTGTACTCAAGGCTGCAGAACGGGGCCACGCTGATCATGGCTGGCTCGATACGTATCACACATTTTCGTTTGCCGGTTATCAGGATCCGGAGCACGTCCATTTCCGCACGCTGCGGGTGATGAATGAAGACGTGGTTCAGCCGGGCCAGGGTTTCGGCACTCATCCGCACCGGGATATGGAGATTGTGACTTACGTTCTGGAAGGGGCGCTCGAACACAAGGATTCGATGGGCAACGGTGAAGTGCTGCGGGCGGGAGAATTCCAGCGGATGTCGGCCGGGACCGGGATCATGCACAGTGAGTTCAATCCGTCGCAAACCGAGCCGGTACACCTGTATCAGATCTGGCTGTTTCCCGAACGGAAGGGGATTGAGCCCAGCTACGAACAGAAACGCTTCCCGGAGAGCGAGCAGCAGAATCAGTTGCGGCTGGTCGCTTCTCCCGAAGCGGAAGCGGGCTCCCTGCTGATTCATCAGGACGCGCGGGTTTACCTCTCACAAATCGAGCCTCAGGCAACGGTGCAATATGAACTGGCAGAGGGGCGTCATGCCTGGTTGCAGGTGCTTAGGGGGAGTGTGCTGTTGAATGAAGTACCGCTGGAGGTCAGCGACGGTGCTGCCGTCAGTGACACCCGGCAATTGAATATTCAGGCAACCGACAACGCCGAGATCATGCTGTTTGATCTGGCTTAA
- a CDS encoding MarR family winged helix-turn-helix transcriptional regulator: protein MNTKPTQLQQELKKKQAFQSPEIEAILNVLRTSDQLQNRLGKLFREYGLTSSQYNVLRILRGEGKPLPSLEIASRMVQVVPAITGLIDRLEKRGLVQRKRCQKDRRVVYVEITSEGITLLNEMDQPLRELHTELLGYLTESELNELNQLLVKARQNCCVGAGISG, encoded by the coding sequence ATGAACACAAAACCGACACAACTGCAACAGGAATTAAAGAAGAAGCAGGCATTTCAGTCCCCTGAAATCGAGGCGATTCTGAACGTATTGCGTACCAGCGATCAGCTGCAGAATCGTCTCGGTAAGTTGTTTCGTGAGTACGGCTTGACCTCATCCCAGTATAATGTGTTGCGGATTCTGCGGGGGGAAGGGAAGCCTTTGCCCAGTCTAGAAATTGCCAGTCGGATGGTGCAGGTCGTTCCCGCGATTACGGGGCTGATCGACCGCCTGGAAAAACGGGGTCTGGTCCAGCGGAAACGCTGCCAGAAAGACCGTCGGGTGGTGTATGTGGAGATTACGTCTGAGGGGATCACACTCCTGAATGAGATGGATCAGCCGCTCCGCGAGCTGCACACCGAACTGCTGGGATACCTGACAGAGAGTGAACTGAATGAACTGAACCAGTTGCTGGTCAAAGCCCGACAGAACTGTTGTGTCGGTGCGGGGATCTCTGGCTGA
- a CDS encoding HEAT repeat domain-containing protein: MKQLALSTFVLFCLLPPRAAEACMGCVNGVTEVQLPFLNDLLLLFAGWLVLTLIFSRPLTRGTRRFFYFGIPFFILGVLMIVPLALGLPILLCWFVYVLFQILQFFSTRQERILKNLLPLGINVIAILLAVTLIFVNSVRASSTPGIIKTLGGISPFYPQVVHRQMERLIERGPDVVPPLATALVQGLDRDYISSFRIAQIAYCLSQIDDPQAEATLQDIIEYRMTFQDNSHAKWEAAVCCLYAECAGKRAVPVLRGLLVQGEASQNRYQKFIALIALARTGDPHAVSTVLDHIDFLQEGLNQNYETWDNKMTHVTLQALAEGQHPADLIASPVYDSLRLGLQPDSTNQSGIEWNEYWNQKIDPTTLKQHWATLLKEKS, from the coding sequence ATGAAACAGCTCGCCCTCTCTACCTTCGTACTCTTCTGCCTTCTGCCCCCTCGGGCGGCAGAAGCCTGCATGGGTTGTGTCAACGGTGTTACGGAAGTGCAGCTGCCTTTTTTGAACGACCTGCTCCTCCTCTTTGCCGGCTGGCTGGTTCTCACCCTGATCTTCAGTCGGCCACTGACCAGAGGCACCCGGCGGTTTTTCTACTTTGGCATCCCCTTCTTCATTCTGGGAGTGCTGATGATCGTCCCCCTGGCACTGGGACTGCCGATCCTTTTATGCTGGTTTGTGTATGTCCTGTTTCAGATCCTGCAATTCTTTTCGACCAGGCAGGAACGCATTCTGAAGAATCTGCTCCCGCTCGGTATCAACGTTATTGCGATCTTACTGGCTGTCACCCTGATCTTCGTCAACTCTGTCCGGGCCAGTTCGACACCGGGAATCATCAAAACCCTGGGCGGTATTTCTCCCTTTTACCCGCAGGTCGTTCACAGGCAGATGGAACGGCTGATTGAACGCGGACCGGATGTTGTCCCTCCTTTGGCGACGGCCCTGGTACAGGGTTTAGACCGGGATTACATCAGTTCGTTTCGAATTGCGCAAATCGCGTATTGCCTCAGTCAGATTGACGACCCGCAGGCAGAAGCCACTCTACAGGACATCATCGAATACCGCATGACGTTCCAGGATAACTCCCATGCAAAATGGGAAGCCGCTGTCTGCTGCCTGTATGCCGAATGTGCCGGAAAACGGGCCGTCCCGGTGCTGAGAGGGTTGCTGGTCCAGGGGGAAGCCAGTCAGAACCGATACCAGAAATTCATCGCACTGATCGCCCTGGCCCGCACAGGGGATCCACATGCCGTGAGTACCGTTCTGGACCACATCGACTTTTTACAGGAGGGGCTGAATCAAAATTACGAAACCTGGGATAATAAAATGACCCACGTTACCCTGCAGGCGCTCGCCGAAGGACAGCATCCCGCCGATCTCATCGCCAGCCCGGTTTACGATTCACTGCGGCTCGGTCTGCAACCTGACAGCACGAATCAAAGCGGCATCGAGTGGAACGAGTACTGGAATCAAAAAATCGATCCGACAACATTGAAGCAACACTGGGCTACCCTGCTCAAAGAAAAATCCTAA